A stretch of the Candidatus Thermoplasmatota archaeon genome encodes the following:
- a CDS encoding asparagine synthase-related protein — MNSVAVAYSGGVDSSFLLKIAYDVLGDKVLAVTATSSTYPKQELTNAKKFAKNIGVKHIIIGSDEIKNKKFSKNTPNRCYYCKKELFTKIKKIADKNDINYVLDGENADDTKDYRPGIKAA, encoded by the coding sequence ATGAACAGTGTCGCTGTAGCTTATTCTGGTGGGGTTGATAGCAGTTTTTTGTTAAAAATCGCATATGATGTATTAGGAGACAAAGTGCTAGCGGTTACTGCTACTTCATCTACATACCCAAAACAGGAGTTAACTAATGCAAAGAAATTTGCAAAAAATATCGGAGTGAAACATATAATCATAGGGTCTGATGAAATCAAGAACAAAAAGTTTTCAAAAAACACTCCAAACAGGTGTTATTATTGTAAAAAAGAGTTGTTCACAAAAATCAAAAAAATAGCGGATAAAAATGACATAAATTATGTGCTTGATGGAGAAAACGCTGATGATACGAAAGACTATAGGCCTGGAATAAAAGCAGCT